The following is a genomic window from Methanoplanus sp. FWC-SCC4.
ATGATTAATACATTTGAGGTAAATGAGACAAACAAGATGATCGAGCAGGAAAAACTGGATGTCAGGACTATTACTCTTGGCATCAGCCTTCTTGACTGCTGTGATTCCGACCTTGATACCTTAAACCAAAACATATACGATAAAATCACCCGTGTAGCAAAGGATCTCGTTTCCACCGGCAGGGAAATTGAGATTGAATATGGTATTCCAATTGTAAACAAACGCATCTCGGTAACCCCGATTGCACTTGTCGGAGGGCGTGCATGCAGGTCTCCGGAGGATTTTGTAACGATTGCAAAAACCCTCGATAAGGCCGCCAAAGATACGGGGGTTAATTTCCTCGGGGGCTACTCAGCACTCGTTTCAAAAGGGATGACGCCGACTGATGAAAACCTCATCCGTTCAATCCCGATGGCTCTCTCCTCTACGGAGAGGGTTTGCAGCTCTGTAAATATCGGCTCAACAAAAACCGGAATCAACATGGATGCTGTAAAACTGATGGGCGAGATTGTTAAGGAAACTGCAGAGGCAACAAAGGAAGACAGCTCTTTGGGATGTGCAAAACTGGTTGTCTTTTGCAATGCCCCTGATGACAATCCGTTCATGGCCGGAGCCTTTCATGGCGTGACTGAAGGAGATGCTGTAATAAATGTGGGTGTCAGCGGTCCGGGTGTTGTAAAGCATGCACTTGAGGGAGTACGTGGTGAGAACTTTGAGGTTCTCTGCGAGACAGTCAAAAAAACGGCTTTCAAGGTAACCCGTGTGGGGCAGCTTGTGGCCCAGGAGGCTTCGGAGAGGCTGGGTGTGCCTTTTGGCATTGTTGATCTCTCTTTGGCACCTACACCTTCGGTCGGTGACAGTGTTGCGGAAATTTTAGAGGAGATGGGTCTTGAGTCAGTGGGTGCTCCCGGAACAACCGCTGCCCTTGCACTTTTAAATGATCAGGTGAAAAAGGGCGGAGTTATGGCAAGTTCTTTTGTTGGCGGACTCAGTGGTGCCTTTATCCCGGTCAGTGAAGATCAGGGCATGATCGATGCCGTAAACCGCGGGGCACTTACAATTGAAAAACTTGAGGCAATGACCTGCGTATGTTCTGTCGGTCTTGATATGATAGCAATCCCCGGAAACACCCCTGCCACGACAATCTCAGGCATCATCGCTGATGAGGCCGCAATCGGAATGATAAACCAGAAGACTACCGCAGTCCGTCTGATTCCGGTGATCGGGAAGGATGTCGGCGATACTGTGGAGTTCGGGGGCCTTTTGGGCTATGCACCCGTTCAGCAGGTAAACAAATTTTCCTGTGAGGATTTCGTAAACCGTGGCGGCAGAATCCCTGCACCGATTCACAGTTTTAAGAACTGAACTAAACGGGGAGTATTCCTGCCACCCCCTGCCGTCTTTTTTTTTAAATTCTCATTCCGCTATTTTTTAGGAGTATTATGTCCTTAAAGGAGGGAATATCAGTATAAATTAATAAGAAGGATCACACATATCCGGATAAACCCAAAATTCTAAAGGGGTACAGGACTCCGCCACCTGAAAATCCAGAATAACAGATAACTGAAGTGAATGGCGATTATATTTCTGAAAAAAAGGTTTTTTTAATTATCAAGAATCATCTTTTCGAGTTCAAGCGGCATGACATACTCTCCGTCACGGTAAGCACGCATGTTTCCTCCTGAAATCTCGTCGATTAAAACGATCTCGTCTCCGATCCTGCCAAATTCAAACTTGATGTCATAGAGTTCGGTATTCTTCTTCGCAAGTTCGTCCTTCATGATGGTTGCAATCTGCTGGGTTAATGCTTTGACCTTATCGTATTCATTAGGGGTCATAATGCCGAGATTCCCGAGTGCATCCTTTGTAATCGGAGGGTCCTCACGGTCATCGTCCTTTAATGTCGTCTCGACAAAAGCGGGCAGTGGTGCGGCTTCTTCCACATAATCGCCGTAACGTCTGTAAAAACTCCCGACTGCACGGAAACGGCAGATTACTTCCAGGCCGGCTCCGAAAGTCTTTGCAGGCCTGACAGTCATAGTGACGTTGTCGACATCAGCATCGATATAATGAGTGGGGATTCCCTTTTGGTTTAATATTTCAAAGAAATATTTTGTCAGCCTGATACAGGCACGACCTGCACCTTCCATAGTAAGCCCGACAGTATTCATGCCGGGGTCAAAGACGCCGTCGGCCCCTGTACAGTCATCCTTGAATTTAAGCAGATAATTTCCATCATCAAGTGCGTAGACGTTCTTTGTCTTGCCTGTATAGACAAGTTTCATGGACTCTGTTGAACTCATAGTGTTCCTCACTTTTGAAATCTAGATATTGTTTGGCGTAGAGAATTTAAAATAGATGTTGTCATGTCAGGATTGAAATTTTGATAGTTGATTATTTCAGATAATTATTGGAGATTCTTTTCTGCATTTATCCGGACAGAATTTCTTATTTTTTGGATATACAGTCCCTGTTTTCTCAACAATATATAGCGTCATTTTTTCCTTTGGAACAAAAAAAGAATTATAATTTTATATTTATTTGTTATTTCCAGAGTTTTGTCATGAGGAAGTTTCTATCCCGATATATTCATACAGTGCTTTTGGTCCGGGCTCTCTTCCGAGGAAGTTTTTAAGAAGCACATTTCCGTCCTCCATGTTGCCCTTTTCGAGAATCTCATTCCTGAATTTCATCCCGAGTGTCCGGTTTGTCATCCCGTTCTCTTTGAATTCATCAACAATGTTTAGTGCATAGACCTTTGACCAGAGATAGCCGTAGTATCCTGCATCATATCCCCCCATAAGATGACCAAATGAGGCCTGATCATGAATTCCATCAGGAAGTTTAAGTCCGGTAGTATCCTCATAAGTTTCGTACCAGACAGCGGTTGTGTTTACAGGACTGTCAAGGCTGCTGAAATACATATCCTCAAGAGAGCGGGCCAGCAGACGGCTATAGTAATATCCGTTTCCGGCATTTCTTGAAGATATTGCTTTTTCAATGATTTCGTCAGGCATCTTTTCTGAAGGGTTTTTGTAATGGGCGGAGACAGATTTTAAAATTTCAGGGTCCCATGCCCATTCCTCAAGTGCCTGTGAAGGTGTTTCCACAAAATCCATCTCTACATTAAAACCTGACATTGTACCGTACGGGGCTTTTGTCAGGAGAAAGTGCATTGCATGGCCGGTCTCATGGAAGAGATTATACATTTGGGGGATTGTCAGAAGAGAAGGCCTGTCGCCCTCAGGTTTGTCAAAATTCCCGATAATAGCACATACAGGCGTATTATATGTGCCATTTACCATTCTTCCGGTGATAAGCCGGGATGCACAGAAATGACCGTATTTTCCTTCACGCGGATACAGATCAAGATAAAGGTATCCGATTGTTGCACCGTCTGTCTGATCTTCAACTTTATACAGTCTTACATCGGGATGCCATACCTGTGCATCCTCAACTTCAGTAAAATCTACTCCAAACAGGCTGCCGCAGATATTGAAGATTCCGTTAAGAACACTGTCAAGGGGGAGGTATTCCTTTAGCTCTTCTTCATCATAGCCGTAGAGCTCTTTTTTGTTTATCATCTCAAGATAGGAAATATCCCAGGGGCGGACTTCTGTTGCAGACGCATCAGTTCTTTGTTTAATCAACAAAAGAGCGTCTGTCTCATCTTTGGTCTTCTCCTTTAAAGGCTCTTTTAAGGATGTTAAAAATTCCATGACATTTGAGGAGTTTACTGCCATCCTTTTGTCAATCTTATAGTCAGCCCATGTCGGATATCCAAGCTCCTTTGCAATTTTTTCCCTCAGGACAATTGCTTCCTCAAGAAGAGCCGTGTTTGCCTCACCCTGTATGTTGAATTTTGCCTCATACATCCTCCTCCTTGTTTCGCTGTTTTCGGCATACTTCATTATGGCATTATAATCGGGGGATTTCATTGTAACAATGTAATCACTTTTTGGAGTCTTTGAGAAGGAATTAAGGGAGGACTCAGGCACACCCCTCAAATCATCAGGTGAGAATTGAATTGTTGTGTTATCGTTGTTCAGATTGGCTGAAAACTGTGATTCAAGAGCACTCAGCTCCTGTTTCATCTCACGAACCTTTAAGAGACGCTCATCAGGAAGGTTTAACCCGTTATGCTCAAATTCTCTTATAATCACATCATAAAGGCGTGATTCCTGAGGATTCCTGGGATTAACACTCTTAAGTGCATTGTACAGGTCGCGGCGGGTGTAAACGTCAGCATCGAATGTATAATATGATTCCGCGGATTTCATACCTTCTTCTGCTATCTTTGCATCAGGGTAGACATTTCCCATCGCGATAAGCGGTATGACTGAATCGGAATAGTCATTCATTATACTGTCAAATGCAATGACAGTATTTTCAAAGTTCCGTTTTTCAGGAGCAATGTCTGTAATCGCATTTAAAGAGGCATTGGCAGTCTGTTCTGCACTTTCCCTCAGTTGTGTTATTTCACCATATGAGTAATGTGTCTGTATGGGACTGTCCGGGCCGGGAACGAAAACATCTGTGGATTCATCCTGCCTTGTGTTCTGAAGGCATCCGGCTGTCATGAGAAAGATGACGGTCAGGACAATTATACACGAAAAACTGTAATGACAAATTTTGTAATCACTGCTCTGCATGGAAAATCAGTAATCTTCTAATTTCTGTCTTAAGAGTTATAAAGACGTACGATTAAGTAACCAGACTCTGATACGGCCGTTCCTGAGATGAAATGCCGCCCGGATATGAAAAAGAGCGGGAGTCTGTTTCTGCGGTGAACCGTTTTTTGTGATCCAAAGTATTATGCATTTTCAGTATCCCGTAGGGAGTTATGCGAACGAATGTAACTGAAGATACCAAAACCGGTTCTGCCACCGGCAAAGGAACAGACAGGCCGCTCGTGGACCAGCTACTCGAGGGAAACGTGGCTTTCAGGGAGAATGAGTTCAAAGAAAATCCGGTGCGATACCGGGAACTCGCCCTGGCACAGAGTCCGGGTGTCCTCTGGATAGGGTGTTCCGATTCGCGGGCCGCTCCGGAACGGATTACCAGTGCACCGCCGGGTGAACTGTTTGTAACAAGGAATGTCGGGAATATTGTGCCTGCCCATGACTGGAGTCTTTCCGCTGTTCTTGAATACTCGATAAATCACCTTGAAGTGAAAGAGATAATTGTCGCAGGCCATTCCAACTGCGGTGCTGTAAAGGCGCTGGATAAGGATCTTCAGGACCCTTACATCACGCTCTGGCTCAATGATGCCCGTGAGGCAAAGGCCCGGGTCGATGCCAGGATGCCAAAGGCGGTTACTCCCGAGGATCAAAAGGAGCGTACCCGCGAGATAGAGCTTGAAAATGTCAGGCTCCAGGTTGAGCACCTGATGAGTTACCCTTCAGTCCGGCAGGCTGTTGACGAGGGGAGAATAGAGGTGCATGGTCTGTACTATAATCTGGAAACAGGCACACTGTCAAGGGTGGTGTGAATGTATTTTACCCCCGGTATGTGACGCCGGGACCGGAGGGAGGGGTGAATCTGAGGTTTTGTTATAGATCAGATTTCATTTTGAATCACCGGCAGTTTTGACTGCGGCAATCAGGGCGTTGATCCTGCCCTGGTCCCTGACGTCATTTCTGTCGAAGAGAAACTCCCCTTTGACCCTGACCCCTTTTGCAGTAAGAGCTTTTGTGAGTTCCGGCAGGGTATCTCCTGCCTGTCCTCCGCAGGTGGCGAACAAAACGGCGGTTTTTCCATCACATCCCTTTAGTGCTTCAACAGCCGCATTTATCGCAGGCGTTGCCCGAAACGCCCAGACCGGAGTGCCGATAACGAGAATGTCCGAGTCGGATACATCAATTGATTCCTGTTCAATTTTGTCGCACTCTCCTCTTCTTGCCCGGAAGCATCCGAGTGTGTATGCTGTTATCTTTGAATAGGGCTCTTTGGTTTTAACTTCGACAAGTTCGCCCCCTGTTTCGTCCTGTATCTTCTCTGCTATACCACAGGTGATCCCGGTGTATGAATAAAAAATGATTGAGGGTTTCATGTTTTTCTCTTCTTCTGGCAAACAATAAAAAGCATTGTTTTCATTCTTTCCTCTGCATCGGTGTCACCCGGATCAATCTCAATAGCCCTTTTGTATGCCGCAAGAGCCTCTTTTAATTGTGAGAGGAGGTCATGGGCATTCCCTTTTTTAACCCATTCTTCTGCCTGTTCCAATGGTGTTTTCATTATTTTCCTCTCTGCTTTTCCTCAGCCGTTTTGTTTTATCTTTCAGACTTTTTTAAAAACCGGGGACACACTGTCACACACCTGCTGCACGGCATCGTTGCAAATCGGGCAAAAGAAGGTGCGACGGGGGCGGCTAACCTTAGAAGCAGACGGCGTTTTAGAACCCATTTTGCAGGCGGAACAAACACGGGAGGAACAAAGCGGCGGATTGTGACACAACTGAATGCATCCACCCCGTCGGGACCAAAGACTTTTCCCGGGCAGTTTTTGATGCATAGCCCGCAGCCGGTGCAGAGTGTTTCAACAGGCCCTGCGGGTTCTTCTGGTATATGACGGTATTTGGGAATATGGCGGCCGGTAACAACGCCGCTTAAAAACACCCCCGGTCCGTATGGTTTTGTTATTAAAAGTGAGCTTTTTCCTCTCTCACCAAGGCCTGCCGTTTCTGCGATCTGTTTTAGCCGGATAAGCCCCCTGACTTTTCCGTCTGTGATGGTAAGTGGCAGGTAGAGCGGAATTGGTTTTGCAGCGATGCCGCTCTTGTTAAGGAGGGAAGACAGCCTTTTTGCTGTCCTGTCGAGAGATTCGGCTATTAAAAGCATCCTTTTGGTCTTTTCTTTTGGCGGCAGATCATAGAGAGAAGCCGGAACTTCCTTTGCAAACACAATGACACTGCCGGCCCCCCGGAGAAATTCCTCTGCATATTCCCGGTCGGGATTTTGAATATCTTCGATACCAACCTCGCCGAAAAGCAGAATTTCCTCACTTTTAAAAAATTCATCAATATCCGGGCCGGTCATCTGTAATTCTTTTATGGGGAGGTTTTCGTATAAAGGGATTGGGTGGTGGTTGTAATCAGGCTGAATGTGACCGGAACATTAGAAAATATCCGGGCATTTTGATATATTCAGAATCCTGATATACAGGGTGGCATTTATCGATTCTTACAATAAATTCAGGATACCGATGAGCAGCACGCTGCCAGTTCCCTGCTGAATTCCCTGGGTTTAAGTCACCCAAATGAGCATCCTTTGCTGTGCTATAAAAAAGAGGGGTGAAGATCAGTTCTCTTCGCGGTTAAGACGGACAATGAAGGCCATTGAATTGTTACCGTCCTGAAGGTGCCGGAGTTCAATCTCATTTTGGTTGATGAATTCGCCGAATGTGTAGCCATCATCGTTTTCGACAATGAAGATCTCCCCTGCAGTGGAGATGACGCCAGACAGATTTTCGGAATACTCGTTATTATCCCAGCGTGTATAAACCTTGGAACCGAAAAAGGCAGGTCCTTTTTGTGCAGTGATGGTGTAGGTTGTATTACTTTCGCGGAATCCTGCGGTTGTGGTGTATCCGGTCGTTGTTCCTGTCCAGACGCCGACAATATCTGTAACCTGCGGCGTTGAAGCGGCCACTTCCGGCTGGCTCTGTGTGCAGCCGGCGGTTATGAGAAACAGGCCGAGAATAAGCATTGAGATTAATGAAACTGACGTTATTTTCATGATAATATTTGGATTTTTCTTATCGATAAACTATATCATTTGATAATATTTTTCGCAAAAATTAAAATGATTTTTTAGTTATTATGCATTTTTCCGTTCCGAATCTTGTTTCCCCGGTTTCCATATATTTTTAATTCGAACATTCGTATATTATCTATATCAAAAGGGTGATGAAATGGACAAAAATGTATACCTGTATGTATGCCCGAATCTTGCTGACTGGGAACCGTCACTTGCTATAGCGATGATATCAAATCTCAATACCGATATACCGAAAAAAAGAGGCTACAATATCATCACATTCGGGCTTACCAAAGAGCCGGTTACTACTTCCGGAGGAATAACTATCCTTCCCGATAAAGATGTTGATAGCGTCGATCTCAGCGAAGCGGCGATGGTCATTCTTCCCGGGTCATCGCAATACGAACACGATGATCCTGCCCGGCTGGTTCCGCTCATCCAAGACTGCATCCTGAATAATATCCCAGTGGCAGCAATATGCGGGGCTACATTATTTCTTGCAAACCATGGATTTCTCGATACTGTCCGGCACACCAGCTGCGGCCCTGAGTGGCTCAAACAGCATGCCCCTGGTTATCAGGGCAGACACCTGTATTTGCAGGCGCCAAGTGTAAGCGATGGTGGAATCATCACGGCAAACCCGCTGGGTTTTGTCGATTTTGCCTATAATATAATGCAAACGCTGGATGCGTTCCCGCCGGAGTTTCTGGAGTTGTGGTACGCTTCTGTTAAAAACGGCTATCTGGATGTTGATCAGTTTTAGGTAGAGAGGCCGAAACCTCCTTTGCAAACACGATAAAACTGCAGGCTGAATAGTGAACTGTAATTTTGTTAAAAATTAAACAAAATTATAGAATTCCTCTCTCTTTTAGTTCAAAAAAGCAGCGTGCACATGCTTTGACGTCGGCATTTGCATCATGGGCACCGGCAAATGATTCGCCGAATAACTTTTGATGCAGTTCAATAAGTTTCGGCTGTTTATACCCGCCGTTGCTTTTCGGGAGTGCACAAAAATCCTTGACAGATTTTGGTTTCATTGTGCATATTGGCTCTTTATCCCGGATTTCATTTTTCAGGCCATAACGGTTTAACTCGGCTGTTACAACCGGATAATCAAATGCAAAGTTATGGGCAACCAGACATTCTGATTTTTTGGCTTCGGCATTAAACGCACTAAACACTTCGCTGCCGGGCAGTCCTTCCCGGAGTGCTCTTTCTTTTGTGATTCCGTGAACTCTCACAGTCTGCCAGGGAATATCAAAATCCTCTGGATACACGATTTCATTATAAGAGCTCATCTCCTCCCCGTGCTTTGAATATCGTGAGAAGGCAATCTGAACAACTCTTGGCTGGATCACCTCATTGTTTAACGGATCACGGCTGCGTCTTGGGAACCCGTTTGTTTCGACATCGAAGAAGAGATACATTGTGATTAATTTTTAGGGTTGTTGGATATGTAGGTTTTTGGGTTGAAATGGAGGATAAATTATAGATGGGATGAATTTGGAAAGATATATTAGTTGATTTTTTCTTCTTTTTTGATTAATTCCGTCTCTAAAATCTTAAAACTTAAATCATATAGAGATTCGGCTAATTCTTTATTTATTTGCAAACCATTATGAACAAATTTGTTTCTTTTTTTGTTGCACTTACTTAACTTTTCATATTCCTCATCAGAAATACTTCCATAAAGATTTAAAAATTCGATTTTGATATCGCTTGACCACCTGTCAGGATCTTTAAATTTTCCTTTTCGCTCAGTTGACATATTTTTCTGATTTATGATTTCCTCAAATCTATTTTTTATATACTGTTCGACAATCAACCAGCTATATAGATAGGATTGAGAATATTCTTTATTGTGCAAATGTGTGTAACTCTCAATAAGTGATAACAGAGAATTTGAAAGATTTTGATTATCAAGAGCCTTTTCAAAATCCTGAATAATTTCGTACATCTTTTCTAAAGAAATTCCTTTTTTTCTTTGTCCCTGAAAATTTGTGGGTGTGAAGCGTTTCGTATGTGAAATATGCCACTTTAGTCCTCCCAAGGGCTGACCAAGAACTTCACGATCTTCATATATTTTTGAATGAATTATTTCTGTATTCCTAACTGAAAGCACAGGAAATCCTTTAATAAGAGATATTGCGAAAATAAGGTTTAATTTTTTTATTGTCTCCGCTTCTGAAGTGCATTGTAGGATTACAAGGCCGTATTTATCAAAATAACCTTTTTTTCTCCCAAAAGAAAATTCATGCTCATACATAGGATATTTCCAGGTATTTGGCCCATATAATTTCTCTTCAAAGGATTGTTCAAATGAGTCACCTATGTATAATCCCGGATAATAATATGCCCCTGCGAAACGGGTAAATCCTTTGTTTTTTATCTCATGAACCGGTAAAGTTTCTCCATTTTTCTCTATGTTTCTTCTCCGAATAGCCTCTTGTCTGGCCGATTCAATTGAGTCTAAAAGAAGTAATTTTGGTTTGTTTAATGATGCAAGATTTCCATTTATTATACTGTACCAATCCTCATTTCCAAAAATTGATCCACTGTATTGGCCTTTTTTTATATTGAATTGTTGAACTGTTTCTGAGCTTGTTCAATAAATCATAAAAGGGGTTCACAAAAAGATCTGAATATTTGTTTTCCTGATTTCCTGCATCAAAGTCCAGTTCGATAAAGAAAGAATCGTTTTCTGATTTTTTGTATCTGGCTTTTCTTTTCCATCTGGGTTCATCCATGATCTTGATAACCTCGGATTCAAGCTCATAACCCTGATAAGGCCCGTTAATTATTACTTCCTGATCTTTCCTTTCCGGATCATGAAATATCACAACAAGTTGAAATTCGGTGGGATTAGATACCCAAAAAATTTCTATCTGGCAGGGAGCTAATAAAGAAAGAGATTTTTGTATACAGGATTGTTCTAGAGGATCAAGAGAATCATATTCCTTCCTGAACATGTGGATAGTTTCTTTGCACCATTTTTCAAGTTCATTAACTTTCTGTTCTTTTGATTTATCCGTTATTTCCATATCCACTTATCATTCCCCATATTATTAGTTGAATATAAGAGACAAAATAGGAAATGGTTTGTGCCATATAGTAAATTAAGTTTTATTTTATTTTGAATGATTTATGCTTCTAAAATATCCACAATGAGGATATTTTAAAGATAGTATTTCTAAATCTCTAAAATTATCAAATTCTATTTTAGAATTATCTGATGAATTGGGGTAAAGTGATAAACTTAAATTTTTAGACTTTTAAAAATTATTTTTTTACTAAATTTTGTAATATTTATATAATTAATCAAAAAAGTGATAGTAGAATATATATTGGAATTTTGGTATAAGTTATATTGATTGAGGAGAATTATCATAATCATATTAAGTTGAATTTATATTATATGTCTCTAATACAAAGAAATAAAGCCCAAAGATCACCAACAAAAAATTTTACTATCTGATGTTTATGAGAGAGAGATCCCACGAAAAAGGAAAAAATTACCAGAAAAAAGTAAAAAAATGGTTATATGGGCGCCCATTTTTAGGATATGAATCTGATGTATTTGGAGATGCATATGATGTGTCTAATTATGCAACCTGCATTGGGGAAATGGGGTATGATATTTCTATGTGCCTTAAAAAAAATGAAGAAGCCAAAAAAATCCTGTACATAGAATGTAAGTATCGTGATGAACTTTCGGGTAGCATAAATACTGATTTTCATGGATTTTTGCTAAATTCATATAATGCATTTTCAAGTGCAAAAAGTGATCAAGCTGATGCAGCCCAATTCTGTTTTATTAGTAATATTCCTCCAACAAAGTTGCATCAATTTTTTAAGGACTCTCAAAGTTACACCATTGAACAATTTAAGAAAAAAGGCATTGAATTTGATGAACAAAAATTCCGTAGATTTGTTGATCGAATTCATGTATTAATATTGTCTAAAACAATATTGGGGTTAGAATAATGGGATTAAATATTAGAAGAGTTGATTTTTCAGACTGGATAATTCAGACAATTCCAAAAAAGGAACGTCAGATCTTAGTTGATCTTATTAGCCAAAATATCGAAGGTTATTATTCTGGAAAATTTCCTTATGATGGGGATGATGAATATCCACGAATAGGTAGTTATGGTTCTTACAATATTTTTAGAACATGCCTGCAGATTTTAACTGGTGAGTCTATGGAGATAGATTCAGATTATATGGATGAATATGATATCTGGGCAGTCAATTACTTCAAGGAAAATCTCAATATAAAACCAGTTAAGATTCCATACGTCAATCATATCCTTAGAACAGGAGATTGTGATACTATATTACTTCCAATATTATTCGATGAACCATTTGAATATAATGACTATTTTTTCGGGAGTTCTTATGGATATATAATAGTATTGGAACATCTTGAAAAATTACTAAATTTTAATTTATCCGAGCCTGAGGAATTAAGCGAATCTAATCCGTTGATAACATCAAAAAATATTGCGAAGATTATATACAAATTTTTAAAAGAGAAACCTGATGTTTCAGTTGAATTCTGTTAAAGTATTATTTCTTTTAAGCATT
Proteins encoded in this region:
- a CDS encoding 3'-5' exonuclease, which encodes MYLFFDVETNGFPRRSRDPLNNEVIQPRVVQIAFSRYSKHGEEMSSYNEIVYPEDFDIPWQTVRVHGITKERALREGLPGSEVFSAFNAEAKKSECLVAHNFAFDYPVVTAELNRYGLKNEIRDKEPICTMKPKSVKDFCALPKSNGGYKQPKLIELHQKLFGESFAGAHDANADVKACARCFFELKERGIL
- a CDS encoding phosphoribosylaminoimidazolesuccinocarboxamide synthase, whose translation is MSSTESMKLVYTGKTKNVYALDDGNYLLKFKDDCTGADGVFDPGMNTVGLTMEGAGRACIRLTKYFFEILNQKGIPTHYIDADVDNVTMTVRPAKTFGAGLEVICRFRAVGSFYRRYGDYVEEAAPLPAFVETTLKDDDREDPPITKDALGNLGIMTPNEYDKVKALTQQIATIMKDELAKKNTELYDIKFEFGRIGDEIVLIDEISGGNMRAYRDGEYVMPLELEKMILDN
- a CDS encoding M3 family metallopeptidase; the encoded protein is MQSSDYKICHYSFSCIIVLTVIFLMTAGCLQNTRQDESTDVFVPGPDSPIQTHYSYGEITQLRESAEQTANASLNAITDIAPEKRNFENTVIAFDSIMNDYSDSVIPLIAMGNVYPDAKIAEEGMKSAESYYTFDADVYTRRDLYNALKSVNPRNPQESRLYDVIIREFEHNGLNLPDERLLKVREMKQELSALESQFSANLNNDNTTIQFSPDDLRGVPESSLNSFSKTPKSDYIVTMKSPDYNAIMKYAENSETRRRMYEAKFNIQGEANTALLEEAIVLREKIAKELGYPTWADYKIDKRMAVNSSNVMEFLTSLKEPLKEKTKDETDALLLIKQRTDASATEVRPWDISYLEMINKKELYGYDEEELKEYLPLDSVLNGIFNICGSLFGVDFTEVEDAQVWHPDVRLYKVEDQTDGATIGYLYLDLYPREGKYGHFCASRLITGRMVNGTYNTPVCAIIGNFDKPEGDRPSLLTIPQMYNLFHETGHAMHFLLTKAPYGTMSGFNVEMDFVETPSQALEEWAWDPEILKSVSAHYKNPSEKMPDEIIEKAISSRNAGNGYYYSRLLARSLEDMYFSSLDSPVNTTAVWYETYEDTTGLKLPDGIHDQASFGHLMGGYDAGYYGYLWSKVYALNIVDEFKENGMTNRTLGMKFRNEILEKGNMEDGNVLLKNFLGREPGPKALYEYIGIETSS
- a CDS encoding tetratricopeptide repeat protein; translated protein: MKTPLEQAEEWVKKGNAHDLLSQLKEALAAYKRAIEIDPGDTDAEERMKTMLFIVCQKKRKT
- a CDS encoding carbonic anhydrase, which translates into the protein MRTNVTEDTKTGSATGKGTDRPLVDQLLEGNVAFRENEFKENPVRYRELALAQSPGVLWIGCSDSRAAPERITSAPPGELFVTRNVGNIVPAHDWSLSAVLEYSINHLEVKEIIVAGHSNCGAVKALDKDLQDPYITLWLNDAREAKARVDARMPKAVTPEDQKERTREIELENVRLQVEHLMSYPSVRQAVDEGRIEVHGLYYNLETGTLSRVV
- a CDS encoding PFL family protein, producing MINTFEVNETNKMIEQEKLDVRTITLGISLLDCCDSDLDTLNQNIYDKITRVAKDLVSTGREIEIEYGIPIVNKRISVTPIALVGGRACRSPEDFVTIAKTLDKAAKDTGVNFLGGYSALVSKGMTPTDENLIRSIPMALSSTERVCSSVNIGSTKTGINMDAVKLMGEIVKETAEATKEDSSLGCAKLVVFCNAPDDNPFMAGAFHGVTEGDAVINVGVSGPGVVKHALEGVRGENFEVLCETVKKTAFKVTRVGQLVAQEASERLGVPFGIVDLSLAPTPSVGDSVAEILEEMGLESVGAPGTTAALALLNDQVKKGGVMASSFVGGLSGAFIPVSEDQGMIDAVNRGALTIEKLEAMTCVCSVGLDMIAIPGNTPATTISGIIADEAAIGMINQKTTAVRLIPVIGKDVGDTVEFGGLLGYAPVQQVNKFSCEDFVNRGGRIPAPIHSFKN
- a CDS encoding flavodoxin family protein — protein: MKPSIIFYSYTGITCGIAEKIQDETGGELVEVKTKEPYSKITAYTLGCFRARRGECDKIEQESIDVSDSDILVIGTPVWAFRATPAINAAVEALKGCDGKTAVLFATCGGQAGDTLPELTKALTAKGVRVKGEFLFDRNDVRDQGRINALIAAVKTAGDSK
- a CDS encoding type 1 glutamine amidotransferase family protein, whose product is MDKNVYLYVCPNLADWEPSLAIAMISNLNTDIPKKRGYNIITFGLTKEPVTTSGGITILPDKDVDSVDLSEAAMVILPGSSQYEHDDPARLVPLIQDCILNNIPVAAICGATLFLANHGFLDTVRHTSCGPEWLKQHAPGYQGRHLYLQAPSVSDGGIITANPLGFVDFAYNIMQTLDAFPPEFLELWYASVKNGYLDVDQF